In Gammaproteobacteria bacterium, one DNA window encodes the following:
- a CDS encoding outer membrane protein transport protein, whose translation MTPTSATAGGVILYEVGTVDVGLAAAGYGARAQDASTVLANPAGMTRLTGSQAAFGAQMLYGDLKFSSGAGTSGALTGGDGGNPVGWFPGGSAFFSHSVSPDLSVGFGLAGTFGLALEYDSDWVGRYYVQEATLMGVSLLPSIAYRINEQLSLGASINAMYSKMEQKVAINNPLSPEDGQLKVDDSDWGWGVNLGLLYQIDPATRLGLVYNSQVVLSFQSDAKFSNLEPLLQGLLGARGLLNAKIDLGMRVPQGLMGSVYHQLDDRWALLGSVGWQDWSEFGRVDVGISDTDNPKSVTADLDYKDTWHAAVGAQYRVSEPWLLHFGVAYDSKFQSGDVSPALPANSAWRFGVGAQNEVSKTLSWSVSGAYVYTGTLDVDGQTRAPVALGGQGDLKGSFENAGMFFLAATLNWKF comes from the coding sequence TTGACCCCGACGTCCGCGACCGCGGGCGGGGTCATCCTCTACGAGGTCGGCACGGTCGACGTGGGCCTTGCTGCGGCGGGCTACGGCGCCCGCGCCCAGGACGCCTCCACGGTGCTGGCCAACCCGGCGGGGATGACGAGGCTCACGGGTTCCCAGGCGGCCTTCGGGGCCCAGATGCTCTACGGCGACCTCAAGTTCTCGTCCGGCGCCGGCACCTCGGGGGCGCTCACCGGCGGCGACGGCGGTAACCCGGTCGGCTGGTTCCCCGGGGGGAGCGCGTTCTTCAGCCACAGCGTCTCGCCGGACCTCAGTGTCGGCTTCGGCCTCGCCGGTACCTTCGGTCTCGCGTTGGAGTACGACAGCGACTGGGTGGGTCGGTACTACGTGCAGGAGGCGACCCTGATGGGGGTCTCGCTGCTCCCCTCGATCGCCTACCGCATCAACGAGCAGCTCTCCCTCGGGGCGTCGATCAACGCGATGTACAGCAAGATGGAGCAAAAGGTCGCGATCAACAATCCGCTGAGTCCCGAGGACGGACAGCTCAAAGTGGACGACAGCGACTGGGGCTGGGGCGTCAATCTCGGCCTGCTCTACCAGATCGACCCTGCCACCCGCCTCGGCCTCGTCTACAACTCCCAGGTAGTGCTCAGCTTCCAGTCGGACGCCAAGTTTTCCAACCTGGAGCCGTTGCTGCAGGGGCTCCTCGGCGCGCGGGGGTTGCTCAACGCGAAGATTGACCTGGGGATGCGCGTGCCCCAGGGGCTGATGGGCAGCGTGTACCACCAGCTCGACGACCGTTGGGCGCTCCTCGGCAGCGTGGGCTGGCAGGACTGGTCGGAGTTCGGGAGGGTGGACGTCGGGATCTCGGACACCGACAACCCCAAGAGTGTGACCGCCGATCTGGACTACAAGGACACTTGGCACGCCGCGGTGGGCGCCCAGTACCGCGTGAGCGAGCCTTGGCTGCTCCATTTCGGCGTGGCCTACGACTCCAAGTTCCAGAGCGGCGACGTCTCGCCCGCGCTCCCGGCGAACTCCGCCTGGCGCTTCGGCGTCGGCGCGCAGAACGAGGTGAGCAAGACCCTGAGCTGGAGCGTCTCCGGCGCGTACGTCTACACCGGCACCCTGGACGTGGACGGGCAGACTCGCGCACCAGTGGCGCTCGGCGGTCAGGGCGACCTGAAGGGCTCCTTCGAGAACGCCGGCATGTTCTTCCTCGCCGCGACCCTGAATTGGAAGTTCTGA
- a CDS encoding twin-arginine translocation pathway signal protein: protein MNARSPLTRILFGLAAAALFALALPVAADTAADIERESRAALANLYRTVPAAKLLGEKASAVLVFPDIIKGGLLIGGHYGKGTLFKADQAQGFYSSKAVSYGLQAGVQTFGYALLFVNESALKYLDKSEGWELGIGPSLVVVDEGVAKNISTTTARDDVYAFIFGQEGLMLGIGIQGSKITRIHPEK from the coding sequence ATGAACGCACGCAGTCCTCTGACAAGAATCCTGTTCGGCCTTGCCGCCGCAGCCCTCTTCGCGCTGGCACTTCCTGTGGCCGCCGACACCGCGGCCGACATCGAGCGTGAATCCCGCGCGGCGCTGGCGAATCTCTACCGCACGGTGCCAGCCGCCAAGCTCCTCGGCGAGAAGGCGAGCGCCGTGTTGGTGTTCCCGGACATCATCAAAGGCGGGTTACTGATTGGCGGCCATTACGGCAAAGGCACCTTGTTCAAAGCGGACCAGGCCCAAGGCTTCTACAGCTCCAAGGCGGTCTCCTACGGGCTGCAGGCGGGGGTGCAGACCTTCGGGTACGCCCTCCTGTTCGTGAACGAGTCGGCGCTGAAGTACCTGGACAAGAGCGAAGGCTGGGAGCTCGGGATCGGTCCTTCGCTCGTCGTGGTGGACGAGGGGGTCGCGAAGAACATCTCGACCACGACCGCCCGGGACGACGTGTACGCGTTCATCTTTGGCCAGGAGGGCCTGATGCTCGGGATCGGCATCCAGGGCTCGAAGATCACGCGGATCCATCCGGAGAAGTAG
- a CDS encoding CIA30 family protein, with protein MRSSLGTTWGAVTDTVMGGVSRARVGLEEVDGRRCLRLTGEVRLENNGGFVQAGLDLDPDDAPLDASGFTGVRLRVRGNGETYGLHLRTRDLWFPWQSYRASFTAPPAWTEVRLPFAAFTAYRTGKPLDSSRLARLGVFAIGRAFTADICVAEVALYR; from the coding sequence ATGCGGTCTTCCCTCGGCACGACCTGGGGGGCCGTCACCGACACCGTGATGGGCGGTGTCTCCCGGGCCCGAGTGGGTCTCGAGGAGGTCGACGGGCGCCGCTGCCTGCGTCTCACGGGCGAGGTCCGGCTGGAGAACAACGGCGGGTTCGTCCAGGCCGGACTCGACCTCGACCCCGACGACGCGCCGCTCGACGCCTCCGGCTTCACCGGGGTGCGCCTGCGGGTGCGGGGCAACGGGGAGACCTACGGCCTGCACCTGCGCACCCGCGACCTCTGGTTCCCCTGGCAGTCCTACCGTGCAAGCTTCACGGCACCCCCTGCCTGGACCGAGGTCCGCCTGCCATTCGCGGCGTTTACCGCCTATCGCACTGGCAAACCGCTCGATAGCTCGCGGCTGGCGCGCCTCGGCGTGTTCGCCATCGGCCGCGCGTTCACGGCGGACATCTGTGTGGCGGAGGTGGCGCTCTACCGCTGA
- a CDS encoding chalcone isomerase family protein, whose amino-acid sequence MRASIAILALALFASTEALALDVGGVTLPDSVQVGGQTLALNGAGLRKKMFVKVYAGGLYLKSKATDADSVVSADAPMAVRMHFIYDGVSPAKLVETWTEGFTASTGGNTAPIADAIAAFNALFDKEAKKGDVYEVSYAPGAGVQVSFNGAVRGTVKGDLAFKKAVFGIWLGSQPADKGLKAGMLGGN is encoded by the coding sequence ATGCGTGCCTCGATTGCCATTCTCGCCCTCGCACTCTTCGCCAGCACCGAAGCACTCGCCCTCGACGTGGGCGGCGTCACGCTGCCCGACTCCGTCCAGGTCGGCGGCCAGACCCTTGCCCTGAACGGCGCGGGGTTGCGCAAGAAGATGTTCGTGAAGGTGTACGCGGGGGGGCTCTACCTGAAGTCGAAGGCGACCGACGCCGACTCCGTCGTCTCCGCCGACGCGCCGATGGCCGTACGCATGCACTTCATCTATGACGGGGTCTCCCCCGCGAAGCTGGTCGAGACCTGGACCGAGGGCTTCACCGCCAGCACCGGCGGCAACACCGCGCCCATCGCCGATGCCATCGCCGCCTTCAACGCCCTGTTCGACAAGGAGGCGAAGAAGGGGGATGTCTACGAGGTTTCCTACGCCCCCGGCGCGGGTGTCCAGGTGTCCTTCAATGGGGCGGTCCGGGGCACGGTCAAGGGTGACCTCGCCTTCAAGAAGGCGGTCTTCGGGATCTGGCTGGGCAGTCAGCCGGCGGACAAGGGATTGAAGGCCGGCATGCTGGGCGGCAACTGA
- the hemG gene encoding menaquinone-dependent protoporphyrinogen IX dehydrogenase, with translation MKSVLVLYGSRRGHTARVARTICESITASGGRAEMMEIREAVHEGVDWSRYDVVAVGAPVIYGTYSKEVFQFVAENKTILDSKPNSFFNLSVVARTPAKATVEGNRYMQKFLERSAWKPKEAKVIAGKVDYPAWPWYDVLMIQMIMKITHGPTDRRAVIDYTDWDDVRAYGRHLLSLAQ, from the coding sequence ATGAAATCAGTGCTGGTGTTGTACGGCAGCCGCCGGGGCCACACGGCCCGGGTTGCGCGGACGATCTGCGAGAGCATCACCGCCAGCGGCGGCCGGGCGGAGATGATGGAGATCCGCGAGGCCGTACACGAGGGGGTGGACTGGTCCCGATACGACGTGGTCGCGGTCGGGGCGCCGGTAATCTACGGGACCTACTCCAAAGAGGTGTTCCAGTTCGTGGCGGAAAACAAGACCATCCTCGACTCGAAGCCCAACAGCTTCTTCAACCTCTCCGTCGTCGCCCGCACGCCCGCGAAGGCGACGGTCGAGGGCAACCGCTACATGCAGAAGTTCCTCGAGCGCTCGGCCTGGAAGCCCAAGGAGGCGAAGGTCATCGCGGGCAAGGTCGACTACCCGGCCTGGCCCTGGTACGACGTCCTCATGATCCAGATGATCATGAAGATCACGCACGGCCCGACGGACCGGCGGGCCGTCATCGACTACACAGACTGGGACGACGTGCGGGCCTACGGCCGGCACCTCCTCAGCCTGGCCCAGTAA
- a CDS encoding nitrogen fixation protein produces MKIAVGSQNRRTVTAHAGRTRNFSVWEVGGAGSEPTQLDWIELPRELTFHEFHSDGPHPIDVASVVIVGSAGPGFVRRVGARGITVVQTAETEPRKAVRDYLAGTLAPAAPHDDDRAHDCECGHEDHHGPGHAHGHGPGHGPGHAHGHGHGHGHEGDAVLPTPQAAGREREK; encoded by the coding sequence ATGAAGATCGCGGTGGGTAGCCAGAATCGCAGGACCGTCACGGCCCACGCGGGCCGTACGCGGAATTTCTCGGTGTGGGAGGTCGGCGGGGCCGGTTCGGAGCCCACCCAACTCGACTGGATCGAGCTTCCCAGGGAGCTCACCTTCCACGAGTTCCACAGTGACGGTCCCCACCCCATCGACGTCGCGAGTGTGGTCATCGTGGGGAGTGCGGGCCCTGGCTTCGTCCGGCGCGTGGGGGCGCGCGGCATCACCGTCGTGCAGACCGCCGAGACCGAGCCCCGGAAGGCGGTCCGAGACTACCTGGCCGGGACGCTCGCACCGGCGGCCCCTCACGACGACGATCGCGCCCACGATTGCGAGTGCGGGCACGAAGACCACCACGGGCCAGGGCACGCGCACGGTCACGGGCCAGGGCACGGGCCAGGGCACGCCCACGGTCACGGTCACGGGCACGGGCACGAAGGGGACGCAGTGCTCCCGACCCCGCAGGCTGCCGGTCGCGAACGGGAGAAGTGA
- a CDS encoding NADH:flavin oxidoreductase/NADH oxidase codes for MSMLFSPLKVGQLEVPNRVVIAPMCQYSAEEGCARHWHLIHLGQLAASGAGLLIIEATAVAPEGRITPFDLGLYSDTAEEALGKVIGAARAVSDIRLGLQLAHAGRKASSQAPWDGGALLSPAQGGWPTVAPSAVPHSPGETPPAALDEAGLQRIRQAFAQAAARAARLGLDLVEVHAAHGYLLHEFLSPLSNRRTDRYGGSLENRMRFPLEVFESIRAAFPSDKPVGVRISATDWVDGGWDVTQSIAFSRAVEERGCAYVHVSSGGLSPDQKMTVGPGYQIPFARQVRERVALPVVGVGLVTEPEHAEAIVLQGQADLVALGRGMLYDPRWPWHAAAKLGGQVSAPRQYWRCQPAGQESLFGVTRMGKR; via the coding sequence ATGAGCATGCTCTTTTCTCCCCTGAAGGTCGGCCAGCTGGAAGTGCCGAACCGGGTCGTGATCGCACCGATGTGCCAGTATTCGGCCGAGGAGGGATGCGCAAGGCACTGGCATCTGATCCACCTGGGGCAACTGGCGGCCTCCGGCGCGGGCCTGCTGATCATCGAGGCCACGGCGGTCGCTCCCGAGGGGCGGATCACCCCGTTCGACCTGGGGCTCTACTCGGACACGGCCGAGGAGGCGCTCGGCAAGGTCATCGGGGCGGCACGCGCGGTCTCGGACATCCGGCTGGGGCTCCAGCTCGCCCACGCGGGACGCAAGGCATCCAGTCAGGCCCCCTGGGATGGAGGCGCCCTGCTCTCACCCGCCCAAGGCGGCTGGCCCACCGTCGCCCCTTCGGCGGTCCCGCACTCCCCCGGGGAGACACCTCCGGCGGCCCTGGACGAAGCGGGCCTGCAGCGCATCCGGCAGGCCTTCGCGCAGGCAGCCGCGCGCGCCGCACGCCTCGGGCTCGACCTCGTCGAGGTGCACGCCGCCCACGGTTATCTGCTGCACGAATTCCTCTCCCCGCTCAGCAACCGGCGCACCGACCGCTATGGGGGCTCGCTGGAGAACCGCATGCGCTTCCCCCTGGAGGTCTTCGAGTCGATTCGCGCGGCCTTCCCCTCCGACAAGCCCGTGGGCGTCCGCATTTCCGCGACTGACTGGGTCGACGGCGGCTGGGACGTCACCCAGAGCATCGCGTTCTCCAGGGCGGTGGAAGAGCGCGGCTGTGCCTACGTGCACGTCTCGAGCGGGGGCCTGTCTCCGGACCAGAAGATGACGGTAGGGCCCGGCTACCAGATCCCCTTCGCGAGACAGGTCCGCGAGCGAGTCGCACTGCCCGTGGTCGGCGTAGGTCTCGTCACCGAGCCGGAGCACGCGGAGGCCATCGTCCTGCAGGGGCAGGCCGACCTCGTCGCCCTCGGCCGCGGCATGTTGTACGACCCCCGCTGGCCCTGGCACGCCGCAGCCAAACTCGGCGGCCAGGTGAGCGCCCCGCGGCAGTACTGGCGCTGCCAACCAGCCGGGCAGGAGAGCCTCTTCGGGGTCACCCGCATGGGCAAGCGCTGA
- a CDS encoding DUF1294 domain-containing protein has translation MSDNAGRIVRGTGDKGFGFIRPRTERTGGGQGARSTGLRPLPLDTRTWLVAGLALFYLAGAASVLRTSPIPLLAYPVASALAFLVYAYDKYRAIQGHWRVPESTLHLLELVGGWPGAYVAQQTMRHKTVKISYQVTFWLIVAVHVAFWTAWLVDPAMVREALAAAR, from the coding sequence ATGAGCGATAACGCGGGCCGCATCGTACGAGGGACCGGGGACAAGGGATTCGGGTTCATCCGTCCCCGCACGGAGCGTACCGGCGGTGGCCAAGGCGCCCGGAGCACGGGCTTGCGCCCTCTGCCGCTCGACACCCGGACCTGGCTCGTTGCCGGCCTTGCGTTGTTCTATCTGGCCGGCGCAGCGAGCGTGCTGCGCACGAGCCCCATTCCCCTTCTGGCCTACCCCGTCGCCAGCGCGCTCGCCTTTCTCGTGTATGCCTACGACAAGTACCGCGCGATCCAGGGGCACTGGCGGGTGCCGGAGTCCACGCTGCACCTTCTGGAACTGGTCGGTGGCTGGCCAGGTGCCTACGTTGCCCAGCAAACGATGCGGCACAAGACGGTCAAGATCTCCTACCAGGTCACCTTCTGGCTGATCGTCGCGGTCCACGTGGCCTTCTGGACGGCGTGGCTCGTGGACCCGGCGATGGTGCGCGAGGCCCTGGCCGCGGCACGGTAG
- a CDS encoding ATP-binding protein, which translates to MYIKRYADQALEDLLAGTKVGIVLGARQVGKTTLVEHVLQGRRALFLNFDVEVDKARFRAAAALPPADALRALGSPPVLVIDEAQRLPEASRIVKGWHDARLPLKVLLLGSSSLDLLDQAAESLTGRNRKLVLPPLLFSETLATQTWATSELPREHLCRHFAPQLRAWLLQRLAFGSYPEVILTPDPIALLRELSADYLWKDVLQTGLVKTPDLIRRLLLLLAHQAGAEGSINELATQLSMARPTVERYLELLEQTFVIFRLPSFSTNPRKEIAKGRKVFFWDTGIRNALLNAFSADALRPDIGALWESWVIAEIAKRNALLGAPAELFFWRSRAQSEVDLVVKQGDRLRGFEIKWSGRPAAGRAFRDAYGVTVEKIGPENPFAAEWLQG; encoded by the coding sequence ATGTATATCAAAAGGTACGCCGATCAGGCCCTTGAAGACCTCCTCGCCGGCACCAAGGTCGGCATCGTGCTGGGCGCCCGCCAGGTCGGGAAGACCACGCTGGTCGAGCACGTGCTCCAGGGCCGCAGGGCGCTGTTCCTCAACTTCGATGTGGAGGTCGACAAGGCCCGCTTCCGGGCCGCGGCGGCCCTGCCCCCTGCCGACGCCCTGCGCGCCCTCGGCAGCCCCCCGGTGCTGGTCATCGACGAGGCCCAGCGCCTCCCGGAGGCGTCCCGCATCGTCAAGGGCTGGCACGACGCCCGCCTGCCGCTGAAGGTCCTGCTCCTCGGCTCCTCCTCGCTCGACCTCCTCGACCAGGCCGCGGAGAGCCTCACCGGGCGTAACCGCAAGTTGGTGCTGCCACCGCTGCTCTTCTCCGAGACCCTCGCGACCCAAACCTGGGCGACCTCGGAGCTGCCCCGCGAGCACCTCTGCCGGCACTTCGCCCCGCAGCTGCGCGCCTGGCTGCTGCAGCGCCTGGCCTTCGGCAGCTATCCCGAGGTGATCCTGACCCCCGACCCCATTGCCCTGCTGCGCGAGCTCAGCGCCGACTACCTCTGGAAGGACGTGCTGCAGACCGGGCTGGTGAAGACACCGGACCTGATCAGGCGCCTGCTCCTGCTGCTCGCTCACCAGGCCGGCGCGGAGGGGTCGATCAACGAGCTGGCCACGCAGCTCTCGATGGCGCGCCCCACGGTCGAGCGATACCTGGAACTGCTGGAGCAGACCTTCGTGATCTTCCGCCTGCCCTCCTTCAGCACCAACCCGCGCAAGGAGATAGCCAAGGGCCGCAAGGTGTTCTTCTGGGACACGGGGATCCGCAACGCCCTGCTGAACGCCTTCTCCGCCGACGCCCTGCGCCCGGACATCGGCGCCCTCTGGGAGAGCTGGGTCATCGCCGAGATCGCCAAGCGCAACGCGCTGCTCGGCGCCCCCGCCGAGCTCTTCTTCTGGCGCTCCCGCGCGCAGTCGGAGGTCGACCTGGTGGTGAAACAGGGCGATCGCCTGAGGGGCTTCGAGATCAAGTGGTCGGGCCGACCCGCCGCGGGGCGGGCCTTCCGTGACGCCTACGGTGTGACGGTGGAGAAGATCGGACCCGAGAACCCCTTCGCCGCGGAATGGCTTCAGGGGTAG
- the folD gene encoding bifunctional methylenetetrahydrofolate dehydrogenase/methenyltetrahydrofolate cyclohydrolase FolD, translating to MTARLLDGKATSSEIRDDLRARIEERARAGRHVPGLAVLLVGADHASEVYVRNKRRACEEVGVRSYAHDLPADISQEGLLAHIDRLNRDPAVNGILVQLPLPAHIDPETVIERIDPDKDVDGFHPYNVGRLAVRVPRLRPCTPKGVMTLLERTGESFLGRHAVVVGASNIVGRPMALELLLVGATVTVTHRFTTDLAHHVRQAEVLVAAAGKPGLIRGEWVKEGAVVVDVGINRGPDGKIVGDVEFAAARERASWITPVPGGVGPMTVATLLQNTLIAVELQGL from the coding sequence ATGACCGCCCGATTGCTCGACGGAAAGGCCACCTCCAGCGAGATCCGCGACGACCTCCGCGCCCGCATCGAGGAGCGCGCCCGTGCCGGGCGCCACGTTCCGGGGCTCGCGGTGCTGCTGGTCGGCGCGGACCACGCCTCCGAGGTGTACGTGCGCAACAAGCGCCGGGCCTGCGAGGAGGTGGGGGTTCGCTCCTACGCCCACGACCTGCCGGCGGACATCAGCCAGGAGGGCCTGCTCGCACACATCGATCGGCTGAACCGGGACCCCGCCGTGAACGGCATCCTGGTCCAACTGCCGCTGCCCGCGCACATCGACCCCGAGACGGTCATCGAGCGCATCGACCCCGACAAGGACGTGGACGGGTTCCACCCCTACAACGTGGGCCGGCTGGCCGTGCGCGTCCCGCGCCTGCGGCCCTGCACGCCGAAGGGGGTGATGACCCTCCTGGAGCGCACCGGCGAGTCCTTCCTGGGCCGCCACGCGGTGGTCGTGGGGGCATCCAACATCGTGGGGCGGCCGATGGCCCTCGAGCTGCTGCTGGTCGGAGCCACGGTGACCGTCACCCATCGCTTCACCACCGACCTCGCGCACCACGTCCGCCAGGCCGAAGTGCTGGTGGCCGCGGCCGGCAAGCCGGGGCTGATCCGGGGGGAATGGGTCAAGGAGGGGGCCGTCGTGGTGGACGTGGGGATCAACCGGGGCCCGGACGGCAAGATCGTGGGCGACGTGGAGTTCGCGGCCGCCCGGGAGCGCGCGTCCTGGATCACCCCCGTACCGGGAGGCGTCGGCCCCATGACCGTCGCCACCCTGCTCCAGAACACCCTCATCGCCGTGGAATTGCAGGGCCTCTAA
- the cysS gene encoding cysteine--tRNA ligase has translation MIQLYNSLTRQKETLQPIVPGQVRMYVCGMTVYDFCHLGHARVMVVFDALVRYLRSLGLQVSYVRNITDIDDKIIHRANERGEPFHALTERFIAAMHEDSDALGVVPPDEEPRATNHIDGIVAMIQDLIAKGHAYAAANGDVYYDVSSFPGYGRLSGKKVDELRSGARVEVDEAKDDPLDFALWKAAKPGEPSWPSPWGAGRPGWHIECSAMSTHCLGNHFDIHGGGMDLMFPHHENEIAQSEGATGEPFVNLWMHNGFVRVDDEKMSKSLGNFFTVREILARYPAEAVRYFMLTAQYRSPLNYTEQHLDMARAALVRLYTALRGAPSGAAAIETEFLERFHAAMDDDLNTPEALAVLFDLARELNRSREEGSPRAVALAATLRYVGGVLGLLQQDPEAFLRGAPGRGSGGGAEAAAGLAEEQVDALIAERAAARARKDWKEADRVRKVLSDQGIVLEDGAGGTTWRRG, from the coding sequence ATGATCCAGCTCTACAACAGCCTGACCCGGCAGAAGGAGACCCTGCAGCCCATCGTCCCGGGCCAGGTCCGCATGTACGTCTGCGGCATGACGGTCTACGACTTCTGTCACCTGGGGCACGCCCGGGTGATGGTGGTGTTCGACGCGCTGGTGCGCTACCTGCGCAGCCTCGGCCTGCAGGTGAGCTACGTACGCAACATCACGGACATCGACGACAAGATCATCCACCGCGCCAACGAGCGCGGCGAGCCGTTTCACGCCCTGACCGAGCGCTTCATCGCGGCGATGCACGAGGACAGCGACGCGCTTGGCGTGGTGCCGCCGGACGAGGAGCCGCGGGCGACAAACCACATCGACGGGATCGTCGCGATGATCCAGGACCTGATTGCGAAGGGCCACGCCTACGCCGCTGCCAACGGCGACGTGTACTACGACGTCAGCAGCTTTCCCGGCTACGGGCGGCTCTCCGGCAAGAAGGTGGACGAGCTCCGCTCCGGCGCGCGGGTGGAGGTCGACGAGGCCAAGGACGACCCGCTCGACTTCGCGCTCTGGAAGGCGGCGAAGCCGGGAGAGCCGAGCTGGCCCTCACCCTGGGGCGCGGGGCGGCCCGGGTGGCACATCGAGTGCTCGGCGATGTCCACTCACTGTCTCGGGAACCACTTCGACATCCACGGGGGCGGCATGGACCTCATGTTCCCCCACCACGAGAACGAGATCGCCCAGTCCGAGGGGGCGACCGGCGAGCCGTTCGTGAACCTCTGGATGCACAACGGCTTCGTGCGGGTGGACGACGAGAAGATGTCGAAGTCGCTCGGCAACTTCTTTACCGTGCGGGAGATCCTGGCGCGCTACCCGGCCGAGGCGGTCCGTTACTTCATGCTGACCGCCCAGTACCGCAGCCCCCTCAACTACACCGAGCAGCACCTGGACATGGCGCGGGCCGCGCTCGTGCGCCTGTACACCGCCCTGCGGGGCGCCCCGTCCGGGGCGGCCGCGATCGAGACGGAATTTTTGGAGCGCTTCCACGCGGCGATGGACGACGACCTCAACACCCCGGAGGCACTCGCCGTCCTCTTCGACCTCGCCCGGGAGTTGAACCGTAGCCGCGAGGAGGGGAGCCCGCGCGCCGTCGCGCTGGCCGCCACCCTGCGGTACGTGGGCGGAGTCCTGGGGCTCCTGCAGCAGGATCCGGAGGCGTTTCTGCGGGGTGCTCCGGGGCGGGGCTCAGGGGGGGGGGCGGAGGCTGCTGCCGGTCTTGCGGAGGAGCAGGTCGATGCGCTCATCGCGGAGCGTGCGGCGGCCCGCGCACGCAAGGACTGGAAGGAGGCGGACCGGGTCCGCAAGGTGCTCTCCGACCAGGGGATCGTGCTCGAGGACGGGGCCGGGGGCACGACCTGGAGGAGGGGGTAG
- the gltX gene encoding glutamate--tRNA ligase: MPAALKTRFAPSPTGRLHLGNARTALFNALLARSSGGTFLLRIEDTDAERSRPEYLEALVEDLSWLGLQWDEGYGVGGPAGPYRQSERGPLYGTLLANLLEKDVAYPCFCSTERLQSVRRAQIARGAPPRYDGACARLASAEAQRRLAAGQGAALRFRVPAGETVAFADLVRGAQRFETDAIGDFVVRRTDGSPSFFFSNAVDDASMGVTHALRGDDHLSNTPRQLLILAALGWDAPRYGHLPLILDESGAPLSKREGSLALGVLREEGYRPLAVLNYLARLGHHYGDDNFMGMNELSSGFHVESLGSSPSRFELGQLRHWQHQALVSEPQDALWDWMGKSVHGCVPPALRGPFVDALRGNVLLPVQARDWAHRLFGDRLAWDSSSQEALATADPGLFPAALDALDRSPLDYHGFIAALRSRTGLSGKSLFRPLRAALTGTHEGPELARLFDLLGEDRVRARLRAATLTHQDARR; encoded by the coding sequence GTGCCCGCCGCCCTGAAGACCCGCTTCGCCCCGAGCCCGACCGGACGCCTGCACCTGGGCAACGCCCGCACCGCGCTCTTCAACGCGCTGCTCGCTCGGTCCTCCGGTGGGACGTTCCTCCTGCGCATCGAGGACACCGACGCCGAGCGCTCGCGCCCGGAATACCTGGAGGCCCTCGTCGAGGATCTGAGCTGGCTCGGGCTGCAGTGGGACGAAGGCTACGGCGTGGGCGGACCGGCTGGACCCTACCGGCAGTCCGAGCGCGGCCCGCTCTACGGGACGTTACTCGCTAACCTACTTGAGAAGGATGTTGCATATCCTTGTTTCTGCAGCACTGAGAGGCTGCAGAGCGTCCGCAGGGCGCAGATCGCCCGCGGCGCCCCGCCGCGCTACGACGGGGCCTGCGCGCGGCTGGCGTCGGCAGAAGCGCAGCGCCGGCTGGCCGCGGGGCAGGGGGCGGCCCTGCGTTTCCGGGTGCCCGCGGGCGAAACGGTCGCGTTCGCGGACCTCGTGCGCGGGGCGCAGCGGTTCGAAACCGACGCCATCGGCGATTTCGTCGTCCGCCGCACCGATGGGAGCCCGTCCTTCTTCTTCTCCAATGCGGTCGACGACGCCTCGATGGGCGTGACTCACGCCCTGCGGGGGGACGACCACCTCTCGAACACGCCCCGCCAGCTCCTGATCCTGGCGGCCCTCGGGTGGGACGCGCCGCGCTACGGGCACCTCCCGCTCATCCTCGACGAATCCGGCGCCCCGCTCTCCAAGCGCGAGGGCAGTCTCGCGCTCGGCGTCCTGCGCGAGGAGGGGTACCGTCCGCTCGCGGTGCTCAACTATCTCGCCCGGCTGGGACACCACTACGGAGACGACAACTTCATGGGGATGAATGAGTTGTCGTCAGGATTTCATGTGGAATCTCTGGGAAGCTCACCCTCCCGGTTTGAACTGGGGCAGCTTCGGCACTGGCAGCACCAGGCGCTGGTGAGCGAGCCCCAGGACGCCCTCTGGGACTGGATGGGGAAGAGCGTTCACGGCTGCGTGCCGCCGGCCCTGCGGGGGCCCTTCGTCGACGCCCTGCGCGGCAACGTCCTCTTGCCGGTCCAGGCGCGGGACTGGGCGCACAGGCTCTTCGGCGACCGTCTGGCGTGGGACTCGTCCTCCCAGGAGGCGCTGGCCACGGCCGACCCGGGACTCTTCCCCGCCGCGCTCGATGCGCTGGACCGCTCTCCGCTCGACTACCACGGCTTCATCGCAGCCCTTCGCTCGCGCACCGGGCTTTCCGGCAAGTCCCTGTTCCGGCCGCTGCGGGCGGCCCTGACCGGGACGCACGAAGGGCCGGAGCTCGCCCGACTCTTCGACCTGCTCGGCGAAGACCGCGTGCGGGCACGGTTGCGCGCGGCCACCCTCACCCACCAGGACGCTCGTCGATGA